In Elusimicrobiota bacterium, one DNA window encodes the following:
- a CDS encoding carboxypeptidase regulatory-like domain-containing protein, with the protein MDELKKRLQRSTFAELLRGSGFSLVELLVGFALISAVFLVGSRFFSKLSVGVSRSRSGTTAAQLTERELNQLLASPINRLLVGTSLTAIPNIDVTRNVDLVNYPPETTQVGSTVFITYALVEKVIQNSAGQALAVVASSADPETNMRRITVTTVWTENGRTHYYTSAKVKQVGLDFEIPAVLRGTVTDGGGTPLRGVQINVLQSHVNSSGGSYRNYDGKYTRSDGTYELQVYSGLYSVEARLPGKDSQTATDVRITTANSPVQLNFTLQPRSTGQMSGKIWYHLGPVISQVVGTP; encoded by the coding sequence ATGGACGAACTCAAAAAGCGGCTCCAACGCTCCACCTTCGCCGAATTGCTTCGGGGGAGCGGATTTTCTTTGGTCGAATTGTTGGTGGGGTTCGCTCTCATTTCGGCGGTGTTCCTGGTCGGGTCCCGGTTTTTCTCCAAGCTCAGCGTCGGGGTTTCCCGGTCGCGGTCCGGCACCACGGCCGCTCAACTGACCGAACGCGAGCTCAACCAATTGTTGGCTTCCCCGATCAACCGGCTGTTGGTGGGGACATCGCTCACCGCGATCCCGAACATCGATGTGACCCGGAACGTCGATTTGGTGAATTACCCCCCCGAAACGACGCAAGTCGGTTCCACCGTTTTCATCACCTACGCGCTGGTCGAAAAGGTGATCCAAAACAGCGCCGGTCAAGCCCTCGCGGTCGTGGCGTCCTCCGCCGATCCGGAAACCAACATGCGGCGGATTACCGTGACCACGGTGTGGACCGAAAACGGCCGCACGCACTACTACACTTCGGCCAAAGTTAAACAGGTGGGGCTGGATTTTGAAATCCCGGCCGTTCTTCGCGGAACGGTCACGGACGGGGGCGGGACCCCCCTGCGGGGGGTTCAAATCAATGTTCTTCAATCGCACGTCAATTCCTCCGGGGGGAGTTACCGCAACTACGACGGCAAATACACCCGATCCGACGGCACCTACGAGTTGCAGGTGTATTCGGGCCTTTACAGCGTTGAGGCGCGCCTCCCCGGCAAGGACTCCCAAACCGCCACGGACGTCCGAATCACCACGGCCAACTCCCCGGTTCAATTGAATTTCACCCTGCAACCCCGGAGCACCGGGCAAATGTCCGGGAAAATATGGTACCACCTGGGCCCCGTCATCTCCCAGGTGGTGGGGACACCGTGA
- a CDS encoding carboxypeptidase regulatory-like domain-containing protein, with product MPADAGLSLIELSLSMAVMGFLVMGTVLAFQWGLRASLSARRQMAGNNLLQSIHTRLLNMDFYNVFAVNTNNPNFGLWAAYPERTALTTLLQSAQNVGFTGFTIDVTFMRRDLSDANGNGLTTDLVPFADANGDGVDDFDPNIRFYDQNGDGDFYDRYGPANIPEQPDTHIKKLDIVLFKGNAAVASRKDDLLSLEQFSGTESASSEAAFSLRVDNPDNTAILYRALTPAQTNALNLPIAKSFPVAPTALRADAGAALVFTGHTEPSATVQLHLTNASTGTALDSTVTDTNGDFNFSAPNLTGQLVEGRNRIYALTVKGSGFSPYVIKELVLDGTPPAFTGAAPTGTVKTRSPHVGILFRDATTATTTVSGIAADALTFVAAGTTVAHRFEAATGKLACQDATTYLPPTFADGENVTVRVEGGDNAHYKSSHTWTFHVDIDDNDDTPPVVLARQPLGAGASTIPTIACRLADPDSGIVPRSLVLTVDGTVVLSSSTALPLGLGYDAESGTLSYTPTVPYAAGSFHTVRVHADHWAETPAAAANRTLDPATDPAAEWSFTCAP from the coding sequence TTGCCCGCTGACGCCGGGTTGTCCCTGATCGAGCTTTCCTTGTCCATGGCCGTCATGGGCTTCCTCGTCATGGGAACCGTATTGGCGTTCCAGTGGGGCCTTCGGGCTTCCTTGAGCGCCCGCCGCCAAATGGCCGGAAACAACCTCCTTCAATCCATTCACACCCGCCTTCTCAACATGGACTTCTACAACGTTTTCGCGGTCAACACCAACAATCCAAATTTCGGCCTTTGGGCCGCGTATCCCGAAAGGACGGCTCTGACCACGCTCCTTCAATCGGCCCAAAACGTTGGTTTCACGGGGTTCACGATCGACGTGACGTTTATGCGGCGGGATTTGTCCGACGCCAACGGCAATGGATTGACAACGGACCTCGTCCCCTTCGCGGACGCCAACGGGGACGGCGTGGACGATTTCGACCCCAACATTCGTTTTTATGACCAAAACGGCGATGGGGATTTCTACGATCGCTACGGCCCCGCCAATATACCGGAGCAACCCGACACCCACATCAAGAAGCTGGACATCGTCCTCTTCAAAGGCAACGCGGCCGTGGCCTCGCGAAAAGACGATCTCCTGTCCCTCGAACAATTCAGCGGGACCGAAAGCGCCTCCTCGGAAGCGGCTTTTTCCCTGCGCGTGGACAACCCCGACAACACCGCGATCCTTTACCGCGCCCTCACCCCCGCCCAAACCAACGCGTTGAATCTTCCCATCGCCAAGTCCTTTCCCGTCGCGCCGACCGCCCTGCGGGCCGACGCGGGCGCGGCGTTGGTCTTCACCGGGCACACCGAGCCGTCGGCCACGGTCCAACTGCACCTCACCAACGCCAGCACCGGGACGGCGCTGGATTCCACCGTCACGGACACGAACGGGGATTTCAATTTTTCCGCGCCGAACCTCACCGGGCAATTGGTGGAAGGACGCAACCGAATCTACGCGCTGACCGTCAAGGGGTCCGGTTTTTCGCCCTACGTCATCAAAGAGTTGGTCTTGGACGGCACCCCCCCCGCCTTCACGGGCGCCGCGCCCACGGGAACCGTCAAAACCCGGTCGCCCCACGTGGGAATTCTTTTTAGGGACGCGACGACGGCCACGACCACCGTGAGCGGCATCGCCGCCGATGCGCTGACCTTCGTGGCCGCGGGAACGACCGTGGCCCACCGGTTCGAGGCGGCCACCGGCAAGTTGGCCTGTCAGGACGCCACCACGTATCTCCCCCCCACCTTTGCGGACGGGGAGAACGTGACGGTGCGCGTGGAAGGGGGCGACAACGCCCATTATAAATCGAGCCACACCTGGACCTTTCACGTCGACATCGACGACAACGACGACACGCCGCCGGTCGTGTTGGCCCGTCAACCCCTGGGCGCCGGCGCTTCCACGATTCCGACCATCGCCTGCCGTCTGGCCGACCCGGACAGCGGGATCGTGCCCCGAAGCCTCGTCTTGACCGTGGACGGAACGGTGGTGTTGAGTTCTTCCACCGCCTTGCCGCTCGGGTTGGGCTACGACGCCGAATCGGGTACTCTTTCCTACACCCCAACGGTTCCCTACGCCGCCGGTTCGTTCCACACCGTTCGGGTTCACGCGGACCATTGGGCCGAAACCCCCGCCGCCGCCGCCAATCGAACCCTCGACCCGGCCACCGACCCGGCCGCTGAATGGTCATTCACATGCGCGCCCTAA